Proteins encoded within one genomic window of Candidatus Baltobacteraceae bacterium:
- a CDS encoding TlpA disulfide reductase family protein, producing MNASRARGGALVAALLVLVAVIASPGLRSAARRVAYRLGVLSPPRAIAAGQPLGTLHLTTLDGSIQAIRVQPGRRLLINIFATWCVPCQDETPFLTSVAPRLRREGIDIVGVDQAEPAQSVARFVQSFGVAYPTYVDPNRWSPLSLDARVIPTTILVGSDNVVKTIHVGPLDENELVALTRRHQ from the coding sequence ATGAACGCGAGTCGTGCACGTGGCGGCGCGCTTGTCGCCGCCTTGTTGGTTCTCGTTGCCGTGATCGCGTCACCAGGGCTGCGCTCGGCGGCGAGGCGCGTCGCATACCGATTAGGCGTTCTCTCGCCTCCGCGAGCGATCGCCGCCGGCCAGCCGCTCGGCACGCTGCACCTGACGACACTCGACGGCTCGATCCAAGCTATTCGCGTGCAGCCGGGCCGCCGCTTGCTGATCAATATCTTCGCGACGTGGTGCGTGCCGTGCCAAGACGAAACTCCCTTCCTTACATCGGTCGCGCCGCGGTTACGCCGCGAGGGCATCGACATCGTCGGGGTCGATCAGGCCGAGCCGGCGCAAAGCGTGGCTCGCTTCGTGCAATCGTTCGGCGTTGCGTATCCCACCTACGTCGATCCCAATCGATGGAGCCCTCTGTCGCTCGACGCTCGAGTCATTCCAACGACGATTCTGGTCGGCTCCGATAACGTCGTGAAAACGATTCACGTCGGCCCCTTAGATGAGAACGAGCTCGTCGCATTGACGAGGCGGCATCAATGA